In the genome of Anaerolineales bacterium, the window TGTAGTCCTCGTGGGCATCGGCCTGGTGCTCGCAGCGTGGCCAAACTTGACCTCGCTCATCGCTAACAGCATTGGCATAGGCAGAGGAACCGACCTTCTCCTTTATGTATTTGTCGTTTTCTGCATCTTCCTCTTTGCACACATACTCGGCCAACAGCACCGACTTGCTTCTCTGGTTGTTACCCTTGTCCGAGAAGAAGCTCTTCACAACGCCAAGGTGGGAGAGGTGCCGCAGGATCCCGGACCCGGCGAGGAGGCTGCCAAACGACCCTGATCAAATGGATTCCACCACCTTACCGAGGGTTCTCCGAAATCCGGGTATCCAGGTCTATTCGGCATCTCCAGGTGCTGCACGAGAGAATGCGCGGCCAGTCGCGCCAAGATCGATCTCCCTTCCCGCCTCGATCTCGCCATCTCCAATTCGTTACTGAGGATAGGCCTCAAGGACTTTCCCTAGCCAAACTGACCTGTCTCATCCGACAGAGCGATGTGGCGCCGTCCGGCGTAGTCGCAACACTGCCTGGGATCCGACGCGTTGGCGGGAACCGTCGCCCGCCAGGCACGAGCTCTTCCACCGCCACTGGAAAGGCCGAATCCTGGACAGTCGGATCCAGTCATCCCTAGTCAGAGACACCGATACAACGACACCGCCCGGCATTTCGACGTCTCAACCCTTCCTCGGCTACTGTGTGATCACATGCCGGCAGGCCCGCTGGCTCTCGCCGACATTTGCTGCGGAGATGGTTCATTCTTCGCCATCCTTGACCGTCTCGGATACATCTCTCCGGCCATGCCAGTCTATGCCGTCGATAACGACGCTCGGCGTTTGAATCGCGTGAAAGCCCGCTTCCCGTTCATCACCGCCCCCACCGCCTGGGCCGAGTCTGTCCCGGCCATACCCGATCACAGCATCGACTTCGTCATTTCCACAATGATAATGGAACACGTGACGAGTGAAACTGCTTACTTGGACGAAATTCGCCGCGTGATGAAACCGGGAGGTCGAGCACAAATCACGGCCGTCTTCAAGCGCCCGTGGGCCTGGTACTTCCGCAGACGAGACGGCAGGACCGTCCTCGACCGCTCCCACCTGAGAGAATACTGAGAGAATACACCGATCTTGATGCCTTCCGCGGCCTTCTCCAAGGCA includes:
- a CDS encoding class I SAM-dependent methyltransferase, with translation MPAGPLALADICCGDGSFFAILDRLGYISPAMPVYAVDNDARRLNRVKARFPFITAPTAWAESVPAIPDHSIDFVISTMIMEHVTSETAYLDEIRRVMKPGGRAQITAVFKRPWAWYFRRRDGRTVLDRSHLREY
- a CDS encoding DUF2304 domain-containing protein, producing the protein MQTSQILIALGLVIVLVYVFAAKNALSQRWAIVVLVGIGLVLAAWPNLTSLIANSIGIGRGTDLLLYVFVVFCIFLFAHILGQQHRLASLVVTLVREEALHNAKVGEVPQDPGPGEEAAKRP